The following coding sequences lie in one Ostrea edulis chromosome 8, xbOstEdul1.1, whole genome shotgun sequence genomic window:
- the LOC125662215 gene encoding neurotrypsin-like, which translates to MLWLKICILSVAVFVSAAAEDSWPCSAEYINTLCENGGTCYETKFARKCICPAGWTGRRCQKKIPDIICENGGTNITSWTCVCPDGWTGETCNVLLPANPVRLAPLDCNNITSAGGRVEILVNNTWGTVCDDDWDEKDARVVCNMLGHTSSTAVAVSNGVLGFGRGLILLDAVHCVGNETEIGKCVHKPFGDHNCDHREDAGVLCLSGKPNVKVRLAGGLYEAKGRVEINAFGVWGTVCLNGFGVEEVKVICRQLGYPGSGKFEKLGYGMGPIWISDLACAGNETTIEDCPRTPWGLNNCNHFHDIGVTCYTG; encoded by the exons CGGAATATATAAACACTCTTTGTGAAAACGGCGGTACCTGTTATGAAACCAAATTTGCTCGGAAATGCATATGCCCAGCAGGCTGGACTGGAAGACGTTGCCAAA agaaaATTCCGGACATAATCTGTGAAAATGGCGGGACGAACATCACATCTTGGACGTGTGTTTGTCCGGACGGGTGGACAGGGGAAACTTGCAATG TTCTGCTACCCGCCAATCCTGTCAGACTTGCACCGTTGGACTGTAACAACATCACATCGGCCGGGGGTCGAGTAGAAATCCTCGTTAACAACACATGGGGAACGGTTTGTGATGATGATTGGGATGAGAAAGACGCCCGAGTGGTTTGCAATATGCTTGGACATACAAG CTCTACCGCTGTGGCTGTTTCCAACGGCGTTCTTGGATTTGGCAGAGGTTTGATCTTATTAGATGCGGTGCACTGCGTGGGTAATGAGACGGAAATCGGGAAATGTGTACATAAGCCATTTGGAGATCATAACTGTGATCATCGAGAAGACGCTGGCGTGCTCTGTCTTTCTGGGA aacCGAACGTAAAAGTCAGACTTGCGGGAGGACTGTATGAGGCGAAAGGACGTGTAGAAATTAACGCGTTTGGTGTCTGGGGTACCGTTTGTCTGAACGGGTTTGGTGTGGAAGAAGTCAAAGTGATTTGTCGTCAGCTAGGATATCCAGG atcaggtaaatttgaaaaacttgGGTACGGAATGGGTCCTATATGGATATCTGACTTGGCGTGTGCTGGAAATGAGACGACGATTGAAGACTGTCCAAGGACGCCTTGGGGTTTGAACAACTGCAACCACTTTCATGATATCGGTGTCACCTGTTATACGGGATAG